The DNA window CACTGGAACGCCGCGACGGAGTCTGGCTAGCCGTCCACACCCACTTCTCCCTCTACCCCGGCACACCCCAGCGCACCTACGGTGTGGGAGACTAACTCGTTCAGATCCGGACGGATTAGAGTACTGGACAGGGTATGAGCGGTCCGGGCGAAGAACCCGCAGTATCCAAACCCAGAGAGGCCTCGACACTCAGATTTTGTGCCTGACGCTTACCTGATGAGCATAAAGGACGAAAGTGGCATGCACACAATGCGGGGGTCGTCAACCGTGCCTGCATCATCTTGAGTGATCAAGACACCGAATGTGGCGTTATTGACCGACTTCTCGATAAACGACCGGATCCCTAACGTATCTTGCAGAGGGTCGATTCTGCGCCTGTACTTGATCTCTATAGGCACTCGCTTGTAGCCGATCGTTAGAACGAAGTCCACTTCGCGATCCAACCCTCTTTCAGGGAAATGGGAAATGTCCAAGCCAGCGATTGTGGAAGCTACTGACCCAAAGGTACTTTCAGCAAGGCGGCCCGCGATAGTTGAGAGTTCAGGGCGTTCAGCTAGCGCTTGCGGAGTCAGCGGTATCTGCTCTTGAAGCCAGCTTGCTCGCAGTCCATGATCGACAAGACAGAGCTTGGAACTACCCCGCTTCCTCTTGAGCCTTATCTCCAGGGGAGGGATTAGTCGGAGCAAGAGTGTGTCACCGAGAAACCTCAGGTATGAGGTTACACGCTGACCGCTGATGTTGGCGCCAAGAGAAAGTCGAGTTTCCTCAGCGAGGGTCGATACCGTCGGCGTCTGGCCAGCATAACGACAAGTTAAGCGAAACAACTCCTCCAGGAGTTGAGGGTCTCTCTTCCGGCCTCGCTCTCCAAGACGAAAATCATGCTGAATTACGCGCCTGATGACTGTTTCATTCAGTTGGTCCGCAAGTAGATGCCAATTAACATCCTTCCGATTGTGGACAAGAGGATAGCCTCCTCTCTCAGAGAAGTGGCCAAACGCTTCATCTCTAAAGTTTCCATGCGTCCGCCCATAGGCAGCCAGTTCCGACCAGAAGTCTTTCTCTATGAGTGGACTCAGCCCGTTATCGGGCAGAAATGGTTCAGGAGGGCCCAACTCTCGCAGTGCGCCAATCTCAGTAAGTGACAGGACTCCAGCTTCGACTGTACTGATACGGCCGGCAAGACTATCCCGACCTCTTTCTATCCGAAGAGCTGAACTCCCTGTTACGACAACCTTTACAGCTGAGTTGTCAACCAGGAACTTTAGTTGGGAACTCCAGCGATCAAGATTCTGTACTTCATCGAAGAAGAGATACGCTGGTTGTCCATCCCTCGCCAGTGCGTTGAAGGGCCCCGCCGTGATTTGACGCTCGAACCAATCCGAGATACGAAGTATTGGCTCCTTCAACCCCTTCAGAGATTCCAATTCGTCAAACTGGACTCGCAGTATGCTCGTGGGCGGCACGCCTTCATCTAGCAGGTCAGAGATGATCTGATACTGTGCCGTCGTCTTTCCTACTTGACGTGGCCCTCGCACGACAACGATTGGGGCTAGGCCTGCCTCCAACCTTCGGCGTACCTGCCCCACTAGATGACGGCGCATCTCCGGCTGTGGCGGCATGGGGGCGTCTTCCCACCACGGATTGAGACGACGCAAATCGTCCACAAGCTGTGGTGACAACCCAGCGTCTATAAAGAAAGGTCTCTGACGTTCGCCTATCATGGACCTGCCTGCAATTCCCCCCGGAGCTGACCTGACTTGGTAGTCGGAGCCGCCACCGATGATCCCATCCTAGCACAGAGCTAAACTGCACCAACCGCCACTCCATTTCCCAATTCACAATTCCTGAAAAAACACCTTGCAATTCGCCCAAGAAAAGTTCACTATGCTGGAAGCCAATTGCAGGGAGGTTAACGGGACATGAACGCGATATCGCTTTTCGACCTTGAGGCAATAGCCAAACAGGTGATGCCTTTCAACAAGTGGGAGTTTGTGGACGCAGGCGCCGCCGATGAGATCACCGTCAGGAGAAACCGGACGGCGTTCGAGGACATCACCGTCAACCCGAGATTTCTAGTCGACGTGGGCAATAGGGATCTCTCTACTGAGGTACTGGGCGAAAAGATCGACTTCCCTGTGATGATCGCTCCGGCTGGCAGCCAGCGCGACGTCCATCCCGACGGCGAGCGCGCCACCGCCGCGGGCGCGGGTGCGATGGGCACGCTGTACACGCTCCCGACAGGGTCGGGCTATTCAATAGAAGAGGTCGCCGAGGTGGCAACGGGCCCACTCTGGTTCCAGCTATATCACTTCGACGATGAGGTCACGGAGCTTCTCGTAACACGTGCCAAGGCGGCTGGGTACAAGGCCGTAGTCCTGACAATCGACACCCCAACGCCGAGTCCCAAGGAGCGAGACCTTCGCAACGCGCACGCCCGTACACCTGGACTCTACTGGGGCAGCCTGCGTGACCGCATGGACCTGGTAGAGCGGCGCGAAGTCGGAATCCCGGACATGGCCGACTGGACTCCTCCCGGCTACACCGGTCTCACATGGGACCGACTCGACTGGCTCAGGGACCTCACCGGCCTCCCGCTGGTCGTCAAGGGAATCAGGACGATCGAGGACGCCGTGATGTGTGCCGAGTACGGCGCCGACGGCATTGTTGTCTCCAACCACGGCGGCCGTCAGATCGACGGCACCCGTGCAAGCATCGAGACCCTCCCTGAGATCGCCGACGCCGTTGGCGACAATCTCGAAGTCTACCTCGACTCCGGCGTCCGACGCGGGCTGGATGTGCTAAAGGCAATCGCGCTCGGAGCGCGGGGCGTCTTCGTTGGAAGGCCCCTGTTCTGGGGTCTGGCCAACGGAGGCCAGTCGGGTGTGGAGCAGATGCTGGAGATCATGCGAGCCGAGTTCGACAGGGCCCTGGCCTACGCCGGTTGCCGTACCGTCAGCGAGATTCACCGTGGCCTGGTCTCTCTGAACTCGGAGTTCAGGACGAGAGTATAGGAAAATCCAGAATGGTGAATTACGAATAGAGAATCGTCAAATCATTCAACTCGGCATTCACCATTCACTATTCACAATTCCACGGAGCCAGCCATGAAACTCGGTTACTTCACAATGCCGCTTCACCCTCCGGGGTCGAACGTCACTCAGACCCTGGCCGACGACCTCGACCAGATAGTCACGCTCGACCGGCTCGGCTATCACGAGGCATGGATTGGCGAGCACTTCACGTTCGAGTGGGAGAACATCCCCAGTCCCGATCTACTGATCGCTCAGGCCCTGGGAATGACCGAGAACATCATCCTCGGCACGGGCGTCAACTGTATGCCCAATCACAACCCGATGATGCTCGCCCACCGCGTGGCGCAGCTCGACCATATGGCGAAGGGCCGCTTCTATTGGGGCATCGGCTCCAGCTCAACGCCCGGCGACTACGAGATGTTCGGCTTCGACCCTGAGACCGACGACCGTCGCTCCTATACCAGGGAGGCGCTCGAGGTGATCCTGAAGGTCTGGGACGACCCCAGGCCCGGCACTTACGAAGGCGACGGTTGGTCGTTCAAGATACCTGAGCGCGTGGACGATATCGGTCTTGCGTTCCACATGACGCCCTATACCAAGCCTCACCCGAGGATCGCCGTGGCCGGCGTCTCTCCGAGGTCTGACACCCTCATCATGGCTGGCGAACGCGGCTGGATACCGATGAGCACGAACCTCGTCCCAACCTCCATCGTCGCGACCCACTGGGACTCGGTCGAAGAAGGAGCCAGAAGGGCCGGACGCGCAGCCGACCGGGGCGAGTGGAGGATCACGAAGGAGATCTACGTTGCCGACGACACCGAGACAGCCCGTCAGCAGGCGCTGGATGGCGTGCTGGCGCGCGACTACAGGCACTACTGGCACCCGCTGATGTCCAGGTCGAAGAACCTCGACCGCATGAAGATCGACCCAGACATGTCAGACGAGGACGTCACCCCTGAGTACCTGATCGACGCGCTGTGGATCGTCGGCGGCCCGGAGGATGTCGCGGCCCAGATCGAGGAGATGTTCAACGAGGTCGGCGGCTTCGGCGTGCTGGTCGCGATGGGCCACGAGTGGCGGCCTAGGGAGCAGTGGCTCAACTCTATGAGGCTCCTCGCCGACGAGGTCATGCCGATGCTCTCACACCTGAACTGAATAATGGTAAATGGGAGTCGCGGACGGGGTTATTCCAAATTCTCTATTCGTAATTCACCATTCTGAGTCGGGAGGAAACAGTGAAGTACGACGTCATCGTAGTTGGCGCGGGTTCTGCTGGCGCAGCAGCGGCTTCCCGCCTGTCCGAAGACCCCGAACGCTCGGTGCTGCTGCTGGAGGCCGGTCCAGACTATCCCGACTTCGAGACTCTGCCCGAGGAGCTCAAGGTCGGCTACGCCACCGGCACCGACATAATGGTCAGCGACGAGCACAACTGGCAGTTCATGGGCAAGGGCAACGACGTCGCTGAGCCGATGCTGGTCCCCAGGGGCAAGGTCACCGGGGGCACCAGCGCTATCAACGGCCAGGTCTTCCTGCGGGGCCAGACACACGACTTCGAAGACTGGGCCAAATACGGTAACGACGAATGGAAGTTCGAAAACGTGCTGCCGTTCTTCAGAAACCTGGAGACCGACACCGACTTCCACGACGACTTCCACGGCACCGAAGGCCCGATCATCTGCCACAGGTTCAAGCCCGATACGTGGCTGCCCGCCCAGACTGGCTTCTACAACGCCTGCATCGACGCCGGCTTCCCCGACGTAGCCGACTTCAACCAGCCTGATGCCTACGGCGTTGGGCCGATCCCATGCAACAACCCAGACGGCATTCGCTGGAGCACCAGTCTCGGCTATCTCAGCCAGGCGCGGCACCGGCTGAACCTCACCATCAGGGCCAACTGCATGGCGCACCGGCTCCTGTTCGACGGCAAGAGAGTCACCGGAGTCGAGGTCGAGAGCGGCGGCGAGAAGTTCGTCGTTGAGGCCGATGAGATAGTCCTGAGCAGCGGCACAATTGCCAACCCGCAGCTTCTCATGCTCTCCGGCGTGGGTCCCGCGGAACACCTGAGAGAGTTCGACATTCCAGTCGTACACGACCTCCAGGGCGTCGGCAGGAACTTCAGCGACCATCCCCTGATCTTCATCACCGCAAGCGTGAAAGAGGGCGTCGAGCTTGACGGCCTTGCCCCTCGAATACAGGTAGGACTCCGCTACACCGCCACAGGCTCATCACGGCCAAACGACATGATGATGTGGATGCAGTCATTCGCATCCGAGCGAATAAACCGGGGCGGAGAACGGATGGAGCCTCTCGGAATCAGGATAACCGGTTCGATCTACCTGGCGGCGAGTAAGGGGCGCATCACACTCACGTCAACGGACCCGAACGTACAGCCGTTCCTCGACTACCACCTGCTCGAGGACCCCGAAGACCGCAGGCGGATGAGGGAGGTCGTAAGGCTGGCCGTCGACGTATTCAAGTATCCCGACCTTGCAGAGATGGTCGACGAACGCCTGGAGCCGCTGGACTCAGACCTTGAGTCCGACGACGCGCTCGATCAATGGATGCTGAGAGAAGTCACCACCGGACAGCACCTCACGAGCACCTGCAAGATGGGCCCAGCATCAGACCCTCTCGCGGTCGTGGACCAGAACCTGCGTGTATACGGCATAGAAGGCCTCCGAGTCGCAGACGCCTCGGTCATGCCCGACACCGTCCGCGCCAACACCAACGTCACCACCATGATGATCGGAGAGCGCCTCGCCGACTTCGTAAAGAACAGCTAGCTCAGGTAGCTGGGCGAACTCGATTGAGAATCTGCGAAATCAGACAGATATGGATATAATAGCGTCGTCCTGACTCAGGGACGACAGAAGCAATCAAAAGCAGCGGAGGGCGAAACAGTGGTTCAACAACAAGCAGCAATTCTCAGACCTGAGACGATGGTCGAGGAGTTCAAGAAGAACGGCGTGACACACGTCGTAACGATCCCGGACTCTGAGACCAACTACCTGTACGAGCTTATGGCGGAACAGGACTGGCTGACAGTAGTCCCGGTCTCCCGAGAGGGCGAGGCATATCGCCGGCAAGGTGCCGGTGGTGCTGGTACAGAACACCGGAATGCTTGAGTCAGGCGACTCCATTCGCGGCATGGCTATCGATGCGGGCTTCCCGCTGGTCATGGTCATCGGCTATCGCGGCTGGAACAGGCGCGGCGTCATCACCGACTCGGTCGCCAAGTACACCGAGCCGTTCCTCACCGCATTCGGCATCAACTACTACCTGGTTGAGCAGAACGAAGACGGAGACCGCATTTCCACCGCCTTCGAAGAGGCCAGGGCCACAAGTGGCCCGGTTGCCATCCTGATCGGCGACGAGTACCACGGCTTCAACAGGTAGGTTTCTGAGGTAGGAGCAGAGCAAAACCCCCTCTTCCCTCAGGGAGAGGGTTGGGGTGAGGGTGAAAACGCTTGGATTCCAAGCGACCGGCGCCACTCACCACCCACCGACCTCCCGCGATCGGGAGTCAGGAAACGACTGATAACTGAACTTAGGAGTCCACACATTGATTGACCCAAAAGATGTATTCAAGGCATTCCAGGAGCACCGGGGAGACGCGATAGTCTCAGCCACCGGCACCGCAGGACGCCACTGGATGGATTTCACCGAAAACGAGCGGCGTGACGTGTCGCTCGGTGGCGCGATGGGCCAGACGACGTCCGCAGCGCTCGGACTCGCACTGGGATTGCCCGACGAGAAAATCGTGCTGTTCGACGCTGAAGGTTCGCTCCTGATGAACCTCGGCGCCATTGCCTCCATAGCCGGCATGAAGCCTGGGAACTTCTTCCACTTCCTGCTGGACAACGAGTGCTACGCCACCACCGGCGGCCAGCCCGTGCCGAACTCGCAGGACATCGACTACGCAGCAATGGCCGCGGGAGCTGGCTACGCCTCCACATACAACTTCGACGACCTCGAAGAGTTTAGCACGAGCGTAGGCGAGATCCTTCAGGAGACCGGCCCCGTGTTCGTCGCGATCAAGGTTACCCCCGAAGTCGAGAACGCACCGATCGGCCTGCGCGAGCGAAGGCCCACACGCGGTCGCCTCGAGACAATCAACACACTAAGAGAAGAGCTGGGCATAGCCTGATCTAGGTTCAGTTACCTATAGTGAAGGGGTCTCCCTGCATCTCGCAGGGAACCCTTTCCGTCATTCTCACGGAGCATGTCCCCATTAAAACGGGGAGTGGGAATCCAGGGGTAGTGGGGCATCTCTTGGAACGGTTACCTTCGACCGGGCGACACGTTCCTTGGCAGGGATGGAGGCGGTGACATGAGCAGCGCAGACGTACACCTGATGGCTCATCTGATGCGCCGCGCCGGCTTTGGCGCGACACGCGACGAGCTGGAGTCGGCAATAGCAGACGGCTACGAGAACACCGTGGACGCCCTGCTGGATACGTCCACGGCCTCGTACATGCCTGACGACATCATCAGGCGGTACCACGTCGACCAGTCCGAGCTGCGCGTAGTAGAAGTCGCTGTCGCCAACTGGATGTACCGCATGATGACCACCACGAGCCCTCTGCAGGAAAAGATTGCGCTCTTCTGGCACAGCCTGTTCGCCACCGGCGAGCGCAAGGTCAACAACGTCCAGACCATGGTGAGCCAGATCGAGACCTTCCGGAAGTACGGTCTCAGCAGCTTCAGCACGCTCCTGGTCCAGGTCTCCAGGGACCCCGCGATGCTGCACTGGCTCGACAACCACGACAACCACAGGGACGCCGTCAACGAGAACTACGGCCGCGAACTGCTCGAGCTCTTCTCCATGGGCATCGGCAACTACTCCGAGCAGGACATCAAGGAAGCTGCCCGTGCCTTCACCGGCTGGACATTCGAGAACGCCGAGTACATGGCGCTTCGAGCCATGAAGGCGTCGATATGGCCGTACAGCCGTGTCGCCTGCCAGTTCGAGTTCAGGCCCGACGACCACGACTTCTCCGAAAAGACATTCCTTGGCGAGAGCGGCCCGTTCGACGGCGAAGACGTAATCGACATCATAGTCCGGCAGCCCGCCACGGCCCGGTTCGTCTGCACGCGGCTGTACCAGTTCTTCGTCGCCGACGACGTCGACGATGACGGCGAAGCGCTGATCGAGCACATGTCCCAGACCTACTTCGACTCCGGCTACGAGATCATGGCGGTCCTGAGGGACATGTTCAACTCCGACCACTTCAAGTCCGAGGCTGTCAGGTTCCGCAGGGTGAAGAGCCCAGCAGAGCTTGTCGCCGGAACGCTGCGTACCGCCCGACCGTTCCCTCGTCCCACGGTAGAGATGTTCCAGGTTGGCCTCGCCACCAACTACATGGGACAGGAGCTCATGAACCCGCCCAACGTCGAGGGTTGGCACGAGGGAGCCGAGTGGATCGACAGCGGATCGCTCGTCGAGAGAGTCAACTTCGCCTCACAGTATCTTGGCAATCCCGACTCGCCCGGTGTCAGGGAAATTGCGAACAGGCTCGGCTCGGAGCAGCAGTCTCAGATCGACTCTGAGAAGCTGGTAGACTCCTGTCTGGACCTGCTCGGCCCAATCACGGTCTCTGACGAGACGCGAGCGACCCTTGTGGCATCGTCAGAGGGGTACGAGCAAGACAACCTCACAACGAGGGTCGCCGAGACGCTGCGGCTGATCGGTTCGACGCGAGAGTTCCAGCTGGCCTGATATGCGGGCGGGACGCCCGCGCTCCCAGAGGGAACGTCACACCAGCCGGAGTTGCACTCCCGACCTCTCCTCCTGGAGTCTGAGGAACGCTGAGCTATCGAGCCCGTCCCACCCTCGCGTCATGGCCTCCTCCATCTCAGCCTGGCAGACCGTAGTCAGGTTCATCGGAACGCCGTAGTGTTCGGCAAGCTCCGTGGCGAGCCGCATGTCCTTCATGGCGGTCTTCAGCGCGAAGCGCGGCTCGAAGTCGCCGCTGAACAGCGTATCCGGCAGCCGGGTGTGGATGTTGAAGTTCCGGCCAATGGCGCACTTCTGGAACACCTCGAGCAGCACCGCGGGATCCACACCGGCTCGCACACCCATCGTCAGACACTCAACCGTCGCCATGTCCAGAGAGAACCCGGCGCAGTTGTGCGCGATCTTGCACACGCAGCCGGCGCCGATATCGCCAACGTGCATGACGGTCTTGGCGATCGCGTCCAGCACCGGTCTGCAGCGTTCGAGCGTGTTGCTGTCGCCGCCGACCAGTATGGTGAGGTCGCGCGTCCTGGCTCCCTCTGCGCCGCCGCTCACGGGCGCGTCGAGCATCGCCACCCCTGCCCTCTCCAACCTCCGGTGTGTGTCCCGTACCAGTTCGGGCGAGTTGGTAGTGTGGTCGACGAAAACTGAGCCCTCGGAGATTCCTTCCAGGACGCCGTCCTCACCGTAGACCACCTGCTGGAACTCAGGCGGCCCAGGAAGGCAGGTGCACACGATCTCGCACAGCTCGGCGACGGCCTTTGGCGAGTCGGCCCACTCAGCTCCGGCTTCGAGCAGCAGGGTCGCTGCATCCTGGGCTATGTCGTGGACTACCAGTGAGAAGCCCGCGGCCAGGACCTGGCTCGCCATGGGCCTGCCTATGCTCCCGGTGCCAATGAATCCAACGCGCATGGGGTCACACCTCGTTCGGTACTAGGTTGCCAAGCTGAACACTTGGGCGTGGTCGATGTCAACTCAGTGCCGTTGCGGAGCGGGATGTGTTTCGATACCTTGAGGTTTAGGAGGTCGGCTGGGAAATGGTGGCTCGACAGGTACTTACGTACGACCGCACGATTGGGATCGTGGCGATGGAAGGACGCGGGTTCAGCAACCCGGTGGACATCGCTTTCTCCAGCGACGACCGGATCTACGTCGTGAACCGCACGAATGCGCTTCAGCCATATGGCATCCGAATCGGCATCTGCGACCTTGAGAGCAATTACTACGGTCACTTCGGATCATACGGCTCAGATCCCGGCCAATTCGTTTGGCCTACATCCGTGGTATTCGACCCGGACGACAACCTGTACCTCGTCGACGAGCACAACCACCGCATAACGGTGTTCGACAGGGACGGCGGCTACATCAGGCACTGGGGCGACCACGGATCGGGAGACGGGCAGCTCGACGGGCCTTCCGGCATCGCGCTCAACGCATCCGGCGACGTCTTGGTCAGCGACGCATTCAACAGTCGGAGCCAGAAGTTCACCAGGGGCGGTGAGTTCGTGTCGAGCTTCGGCAGTCCGGGGAACGGGTCTGGTGAGTTCAACATGCCGTGGGGAGTCACCGTCGATGGGCAGGGCGACATCTATGTGGCCGACTGGCGGAACGACCGCATCCAGAAGTTCACGCCAGACGGCGAGTTCATGGCGGCGTTCGGCGAGTCCGGTGACGGCGACGGGCAGTTCCATAGACCGTCCAGCGTGGCTGTCGATGGCGAGGGGTTGATCTACGTTGCCGACTGGGGCAACGAGCGCGTACAGGTGCTGGGTCCCGACGGCGAGTTCCTCGAGAAGCTCAGGGGCCAGGCGACACTGTCCAAGTGGGCCATGGACTTCTACTCGGCCAACTCGGACGAGTGGGAGGCGCGCCAGAAGGCCAACATCATGGTGACACCGGCTCCCAACGTGACGACGCCGCACGGCGAGTCCGCGAGGGTCGAACCCTACTTCTGGGGCCCGATATCGGTTAAGCTCGACCGGCTGGGTCGGCTGTACGTGACCGAGTCCAACAGACACCGCATTCAAGTTTACGAGAAGCTGTGAAACGGCAATGGGAGCACAATTATGACGACAGACGTACCGCAGTTCGGGGGCAGGCCATTCTATGGCTACGATTCGGCAACCATTCAGCGGAGCTACACTAACCGCGACGCGGTCCAGGTCGCCGACTTCCTGGTGCCGCGCCTGTCGGAAGGAATGAGCCTGCTGGATTGCGGCTGCGGTCCGGGCCCGCTAACACTCGGTTTCGCGGAGATCGTCGCGCCGGGGCGAGTCGTGGGCATCGACATCGAACCAACTATGATTGACCAGGCCAATCAGCTCAAGTCTGACGGAGGGCCGGACAACCTCGAGTTCCAGGTCGGGGACATCTACGATCTGTCTTTCGAGGACGGTGAGTTCGACGTCGTATTCTCCAGCGCGGTGATCGAGCACCTGTCAGATCCCGTTCGTGCACTGAGGGAAGTACTCAGGGTCACGAAGCTTGGCGGCATCGGAGCGGTCATCCGCACCGACTGGTCGTTCCCGTTCATCGTGCCAGAGTGTCCTGAGTTGAGCAGGTTCTTCAAGCTGTTCGAGGGCGGCTTCAACCGCATCGGCGGGTCGTTGAACTGGGGGCGTTTCCTGAGTGCCCACATGCGCGAGGCCGGATTCGACGTCGTCGAGTTCCAGACCAATATGTCCCAACTGCTGGGACAGAGTGCCGCAAGCGCGTCGGCTGAGACATACATTTCGTGGATAGAGAACATCCCACTGTTCCAGGAGTCCATCGAGCTGGGCATCACCACAGACGCCGAGTTGAAGTCGATGGTCAACGGCATCCGAGAGTGGGCAAAGCACCCCGACGCCTACCTGTCCCTTGCAAGGGGGCACGCCATTGGAGTGAAGAACGGTCAGTAGTGGCGGGCGTTGGGGTTGAAGTCGAGCTTATCGGCGTCGCCGTGGTGCGGAATCAGGGTCCCCGCAGCCCTCATAAGCAACGTCGCGCAGAGTTAGACCTTGACGTCTGATGACCAGGTCAAGCGGGTTCGTCGCATCTCCACGATTCGCCTGAATTTATCGCTGACACGGTTCATGTCCACAATGTCCACTGTGTGCGGAAGATCAGAGTCCTCAAAGGCGTCTTCCAAGGCTCCCCTAACCTTACGGTCGATCTTGTCTGCACTTTCAAGCGCCAGATCGAGGTCAGAAGAACGTTTGGTGGCC is part of the Dehalococcoidia bacterium genome and encodes:
- a CDS encoding ATP-binding protein, giving the protein MPPQPEMRRHLVGQVRRRLEAGLAPIVVVRGPRQVGKTTAQYQIISDLLDEGVPPTSILRVQFDELESLKGLKEPILRISDWFERQITAGPFNALARDGQPAYLFFDEVQNLDRWSSQLKFLVDNSAVKVVVTGSSALRIERGRDSLAGRISTVEAGVLSLTEIGALRELGPPEPFLPDNGLSPLIEKDFWSELAAYGRTHGNFRDEAFGHFSERGGYPLVHNRKDVNWHLLADQLNETVIRRVIQHDFRLGERGRKRDPQLLEELFRLTCRYAGQTPTVSTLAEETRLSLGANISGQRVTSYLRFLGDTLLLRLIPPLEIRLKRKRGSSKLCLVDHGLRASWLQEQIPLTPQALAERPELSTIAGRLAESTFGSVASTIAGLDISHFPERGLDREVDFVLTIGYKRVPIEIKYRRRIDPLQDTLGIRSFIEKSVNNATFGVLITQDDAGTVDDPRIVCMPLSSFMLIR
- a CDS encoding alpha-hydroxy-acid oxidizing protein, which produces MNAISLFDLEAIAKQVMPFNKWEFVDAGAADEITVRRNRTAFEDITVNPRFLVDVGNRDLSTEVLGEKIDFPVMIAPAGSQRDVHPDGERATAAGAGAMGTLYTLPTGSGYSIEEVAEVATGPLWFQLYHFDDEVTELLVTRAKAAGYKAVVLTIDTPTPSPKERDLRNAHARTPGLYWGSLRDRMDLVERREVGIPDMADWTPPGYTGLTWDRLDWLRDLTGLPLVVKGIRTIEDAVMCAEYGADGIVVSNHGGRQIDGTRASIETLPEIADAVGDNLEVYLDSGVRRGLDVLKAIALGARGVFVGRPLFWGLANGGQSGVEQMLEIMRAEFDRALAYAGCRTVSEIHRGLVSLNSEFRTRV
- a CDS encoding LLM class flavin-dependent oxidoreductase yields the protein MKLGYFTMPLHPPGSNVTQTLADDLDQIVTLDRLGYHEAWIGEHFTFEWENIPSPDLLIAQALGMTENIILGTGVNCMPNHNPMMLAHRVAQLDHMAKGRFYWGIGSSSTPGDYEMFGFDPETDDRRSYTREALEVILKVWDDPRPGTYEGDGWSFKIPERVDDIGLAFHMTPYTKPHPRIAVAGVSPRSDTLIMAGERGWIPMSTNLVPTSIVATHWDSVEEGARRAGRAADRGEWRITKEIYVADDTETARQQALDGVLARDYRHYWHPLMSRSKNLDRMKIDPDMSDEDVTPEYLIDALWIVGGPEDVAAQIEEMFNEVGGFGVLVAMGHEWRPREQWLNSMRLLADEVMPMLSHLN
- a CDS encoding GMC family oxidoreductase N-terminal domain-containing protein produces the protein MKYDVIVVGAGSAGAAAASRLSEDPERSVLLLEAGPDYPDFETLPEELKVGYATGTDIMVSDEHNWQFMGKGNDVAEPMLVPRGKVTGGTSAINGQVFLRGQTHDFEDWAKYGNDEWKFENVLPFFRNLETDTDFHDDFHGTEGPIICHRFKPDTWLPAQTGFYNACIDAGFPDVADFNQPDAYGVGPIPCNNPDGIRWSTSLGYLSQARHRLNLTIRANCMAHRLLFDGKRVTGVEVESGGEKFVVEADEIVLSSGTIANPQLLMLSGVGPAEHLREFDIPVVHDLQGVGRNFSDHPLIFITASVKEGVELDGLAPRIQVGLRYTATGSSRPNDMMMWMQSFASERINRGGERMEPLGIRITGSIYLAASKGRITLTSTDPNVQPFLDYHLLEDPEDRRRMREVVRLAVDVFKYPDLAEMVDERLEPLDSDLESDDALDQWMLREVTTGQHLTSTCKMGPASDPLAVVDQNLRVYGIEGLRVADASVMPDTVRANTNVTTMMIGERLADFVKNS
- a CDS encoding DUF1800 domain-containing protein; this translates as MSSADVHLMAHLMRRAGFGATRDELESAIADGYENTVDALLDTSTASYMPDDIIRRYHVDQSELRVVEVAVANWMYRMMTTTSPLQEKIALFWHSLFATGERKVNNVQTMVSQIETFRKYGLSSFSTLLVQVSRDPAMLHWLDNHDNHRDAVNENYGRELLELFSMGIGNYSEQDIKEAARAFTGWTFENAEYMALRAMKASIWPYSRVACQFEFRPDDHDFSEKTFLGESGPFDGEDVIDIIVRQPATARFVCTRLYQFFVADDVDDDGEALIEHMSQTYFDSGYEIMAVLRDMFNSDHFKSEAVRFRRVKSPAELVAGTLRTARPFPRPTVEMFQVGLATNYMGQELMNPPNVEGWHEGAEWIDSGSLVERVNFASQYLGNPDSPGVREIANRLGSEQQSQIDSEKLVDSCLDLLGPITVSDETRATLVASSEGYEQDNLTTRVAETLRLIGSTREFQLA
- a CDS encoding NAD(P)-dependent oxidoreductase, yielding MRVGFIGTGSIGRPMASQVLAAGFSLVVHDIAQDAATLLLEAGAEWADSPKAVAELCEIVCTCLPGPPEFQQVVYGEDGVLEGISEGSVFVDHTTNSPELVRDTHRRLERAGVAMLDAPVSGGAEGARTRDLTILVGGDSNTLERCRPVLDAIAKTVMHVGDIGAGCVCKIAHNCAGFSLDMATVECLTMGVRAGVDPAVLLEVFQKCAIGRNFNIHTRLPDTLFSGDFEPRFALKTAMKDMRLATELAEHYGVPMNLTTVCQAEMEEAMTRGWDGLDSSAFLRLQEERSGVQLRLV
- a CDS encoding NHL repeat-containing protein, giving the protein MVARQVLTYDRTIGIVAMEGRGFSNPVDIAFSSDDRIYVVNRTNALQPYGIRIGICDLESNYYGHFGSYGSDPGQFVWPTSVVFDPDDNLYLVDEHNHRITVFDRDGGYIRHWGDHGSGDGQLDGPSGIALNASGDVLVSDAFNSRSQKFTRGGEFVSSFGSPGNGSGEFNMPWGVTVDGQGDIYVADWRNDRIQKFTPDGEFMAAFGESGDGDGQFHRPSSVAVDGEGLIYVADWGNERVQVLGPDGEFLEKLRGQATLSKWAMDFYSANSDEWEARQKANIMVTPAPNVTTPHGESARVEPYFWGPISVKLDRLGRLYVTESNRHRIQVYEKL
- a CDS encoding methyltransferase domain-containing protein, translating into MTTDVPQFGGRPFYGYDSATIQRSYTNRDAVQVADFLVPRLSEGMSLLDCGCGPGPLTLGFAEIVAPGRVVGIDIEPTMIDQANQLKSDGGPDNLEFQVGDIYDLSFEDGEFDVVFSSAVIEHLSDPVRALREVLRVTKLGGIGAVIRTDWSFPFIVPECPELSRFFKLFEGGFNRIGGSLNWGRFLSAHMREAGFDVVEFQTNMSQLLGQSAASASAETYISWIENIPLFQESIELGITTDAELKSMVNGIREWAKHPDAYLSLARGHAIGVKNGQ
- a CDS encoding nucleotidyltransferase domain-containing protein: MDIRPDHLEIVQDILREHLAPDVKVWVFGSRASWATKRSSDLDLALESADKIDRKVRGALEDAFEDSDLPHTVDIVDMNRVSDKFRRIVEMRRTRLTWSSDVKV